From a single Parambassis ranga chromosome 2, fParRan2.1, whole genome shotgun sequence genomic region:
- the LOC114432383 gene encoding gamma-crystallin S-like isoform X2 — MGRIIFYENKNYQGCRYECDSDCTDFHSYLSCCNSARVENGTWVIYERPNYSGYQYILIRGEYPNYQSWLGLNDRVCSCKMIRVAAGDPYKIQLYGKGDFSGQVFEASEDCPSVLEKFHWREVHSCRVLGGWWVFYEHPNYKGRQYLLEKGEYRKPVDWGAVCPTVQSFRRLTE; from the exons ATGGGCAGG ATCATTTTCTACGAGAACAAGAACTACCAGGGTTGCAGGTATGAGTGTGACAGCGACTGCACAGACTTCCACTCCTACCTGAGCTGCTGTAACTCGGCTCGAGTGGAGAACGGCACCTGGGTGATCTACGAGAGGCCAAACTACTCAGGTTACCAGTACATCCTGATCAGAGGAGAGTACCCCAACTATCAAAGCTGGCTGGGCCTCAACGACAGAGTCTGCTCCTGCAAGATGATCCGCGTT GCTGCAGGAGATCCCTACAAGATCCAGCTGTATGGTAAAGGGGATTTCTCAGGCCAGGTGTTTGAAGCCAGTGAGGACTGCCCCTCTGTGCTGGAGAAGTTTCACTGGAGAGAGGTGCACTCCTGCCGGGTGCTGGGAGGTTGGTGGGTCTTCTATGAGCACCCCAACTACAAAGGCCGCCAGTACCTACTGGAGAAAGGCGAGTACCGCAAGCCTGTGGACTGGGGTGCGGTCTGCCCCACAGTCCAGTCTTTCAGGCGGCTAACCGAGTAG
- the LOC114432383 gene encoding gamma-crystallin S-like isoform X1, translating into MEPLTQILDLVLMTKQLSRLIIEGSIIFYENKNYQGCRYECDSDCTDFHSYLSCCNSARVENGTWVIYERPNYSGYQYILIRGEYPNYQSWLGLNDRVCSCKMIRVAAGDPYKIQLYGKGDFSGQVFEASEDCPSVLEKFHWREVHSCRVLGGWWVFYEHPNYKGRQYLLEKGEYRKPVDWGAVCPTVQSFRRLTE; encoded by the exons ATGGAACCACTGACTCAAATTTTGGATCTCGTTCTCATGACAAAGCAGTTGTCTCGACTCATTATAGAGGGCTCG ATCATTTTCTACGAGAACAAGAACTACCAGGGTTGCAGGTATGAGTGTGACAGCGACTGCACAGACTTCCACTCCTACCTGAGCTGCTGTAACTCGGCTCGAGTGGAGAACGGCACCTGGGTGATCTACGAGAGGCCAAACTACTCAGGTTACCAGTACATCCTGATCAGAGGAGAGTACCCCAACTATCAAAGCTGGCTGGGCCTCAACGACAGAGTCTGCTCCTGCAAGATGATCCGCGTT GCTGCAGGAGATCCCTACAAGATCCAGCTGTATGGTAAAGGGGATTTCTCAGGCCAGGTGTTTGAAGCCAGTGAGGACTGCCCCTCTGTGCTGGAGAAGTTTCACTGGAGAGAGGTGCACTCCTGCCGGGTGCTGGGAGGTTGGTGGGTCTTCTATGAGCACCCCAACTACAAAGGCCGCCAGTACCTACTGGAGAAAGGCGAGTACCGCAAGCCTGTGGACTGGGGTGCGGTCTGCCCCACAGTCCAGTCTTTCAGGCGGCTAACCGAGTAG
- the LOC114432383 gene encoding gamma-crystallin S-like isoform X3, producing MGRIIFYENKNYQGCRYECDSDCTDFHSYLSCCNSARVENGTWVIYERPNYSGYQYILIRGEYPNYQSWLGLNDRVCSCKMIRVVRDPYKIQLYGKGDFSGQVFEASEDCPSVLEKFHWREVHSCRVLGGWWVFYEHPNYKGRQYLLEKGEYRKPVDWGAVCPTVQSFRRLTE from the exons ATGGGCAGG ATCATTTTCTACGAGAACAAGAACTACCAGGGTTGCAGGTATGAGTGTGACAGCGACTGCACAGACTTCCACTCCTACCTGAGCTGCTGTAACTCGGCTCGAGTGGAGAACGGCACCTGGGTGATCTACGAGAGGCCAAACTACTCAGGTTACCAGTACATCCTGATCAGAGGAGAGTACCCCAACTATCAAAGCTGGCTGGGCCTCAACGACAGAGTCTGCTCCTGCAAGATGATCCGCGTTGTAA GAGATCCCTACAAGATCCAGCTGTATGGTAAAGGGGATTTCTCAGGCCAGGTGTTTGAAGCCAGTGAGGACTGCCCCTCTGTGCTGGAGAAGTTTCACTGGAGAGAGGTGCACTCCTGCCGGGTGCTGGGAGGTTGGTGGGTCTTCTATGAGCACCCCAACTACAAAGGCCGCCAGTACCTACTGGAGAAAGGCGAGTACCGCAAGCCTGTGGACTGGGGTGCGGTCTGCCCCACAGTCCAGTCTTTCAGGCGGCTAACCGAGTAG